TGCAGCTTCAAAACACGCCGTACGCATGGGTATACCTCATAGCTACTATATACCTGCGATGATCATCTCCGCACTCCCAGTCGGTCGATCATCACGCCTCCGCCTTACTCATcccaatgaaaattataataacagaCAACCCGCACCGATCATGCAATGAATCGCTGCAGCGATGTTGCTGATCGTTTATCATACATCTCATATACTGCACTCTATCCAGCTTATAGGTATACTTTATATGAATTATACCGCACTCCATTTAACCGCACTGCGCATCATGGTCTGGTCTGCACACGGATAAAACGCATCGTACGAAGAAGTAGAGAATGCAGAGATCCAGAAGATCTCACAATGATCCTGATGCGATGATCGCATTCACGCATTCATCTCGCAAAATCCAACACTCGATCCTTTTCTAGTTTCGAACAAAGTTGATCTattcatatataatacatgcagGCTACACTTGTCAAGTATGACTTTCTAGTATCTGGATTGACTTTCGAGATTGATTCCCTTGATTAATTGATATTCTCAAATATCGATGCAACGGTTCAGCATGCAGATGAGACGGATGGATTTTTCCCCTCTGTGATCTGAAGTTTCataattaaaacttttttgcgTCCGCAGCTTGTACTCGATCTGCACGATCCTGGATCTCGTCCACCTTGTCCTAAATTTAACATAGGGTAaatccgcctgcatttatgcaattcagggTACACCTTACCGATCGATATTTGTTCATCTCTTTCACGATTGGCTAAATTTCACACTCTCTCCCGAACTCCCGCCAATCATTTACCATGAAACAAATGTCGATCGCTAAAATGTAccctgaattgcataaatacAGGCGAATTTACTGTTATATGTTAAATTTCTTATGGAACATCTCGAAATCGAGTTGGATTAACGGACGGATTTGTTATTTGTTTACTACACAGtacgataaaaattcatggaCCCGCCATCCGCATAtgtaaacaataataacagtCTGACATTTAGAtcagagagaaattttttctcaacatatTTATAAACGCAGTGTGTGATCAAAGAAATTGCGTAGAAGCGTGACGGACCTTGAGCCCTATAtaacatgtataataattgtgcTGAATTCGACGCAAGGTCTACAAGGAAGTAgaatatcggtaaaaaaaaagtaaattgctATATACCTACTCTCCTACGTTCTGCACCTACAATAGAACCGGCAgagtaattattatcaacgagACATGACAACCCTCAATAATCTGTTTTGTTAGCTCTCGATGGACGGTAAAACTATCTGGTTTAATGTCCGATCGTATACTAGTCCAATGGCGTTTTACTAGATTAGACACACTTGACCAATCGTACAATTCGCATATAAATTCGACactattatacatacagcgGAAATGCTCCAAAAGAATTTTAATACTTCATAATTTGGGtgaaagtcaatttttaaGCCAAATAGCAGCGTATAATAAAGGAAAGGAAGAATTACCATGAACATCATATAGCTCACCTTTCAACCTTGACGAAAAGTTCGGACCTTGCGTCGTTCCCGGTCGAATGTCCAGGCGCCCTGATGCAGGTTTTACTGACACAGTGTTCCCCGGGTGTTCGTCCGGCGCCTCCAGCCAACGTCATAGTGACGCCCGGCGTCAGTACGGCTCCAGAATCAGCGTCATAACAGCTCCCTGGATACTCTGCGAGCAGTCAATGATGCTTCAGTCTTGGGGGAGGAAGGTGATCACTGTACACCTATGGATGATGAAGAGGTGGTTGTACGATGCGGTTGGGTGCGATTGCTAATAGAGATGCAGAGCGTTGTTTATTCTACGATTTTAATACTGCTGGCATCGTGACAAGCATATTATCATATTGTCCGTATGATGAATTGCCATAATCGGCTATAAAAGCACGCGAAACGATGCCTGTAGGCGTTTAGGTATTGTACAATAGGCAATGCGAGGTAATGGATATACATCCGAGAAATGATACGAAGACtgaattttaaatcgaaaATCGGAATGATTTGCTCGAGGATCATGTTATGTCTATAATATTGATTCTctattttgtatttcagaGGCTCATCCCTGtgacgtatgtacatacgtacgtacatacaatgCCAAGAAGGCGAACGTCATATTGCTTCAAGGATTTCCGGCGCACATATATCTTTTGTCTGATCGTCTTGTTATATACTGATTGGCGTTGACTTATATTTACTACTTTATACTTGACTCATAtggtttataattatttgtagTTTATGAATGACAGTTGAAAATTCTACAGATTTTcgaattatataattaaatgaCAATGCCTGGTCGTGGAAATAAGGCAATGAGGCAACTTTAAAACGTCACAGATTGCCAATCATCATCATGTACAATGTGATTAGCGTGGGCAACAGGTGAATAATTGGCAATAAAATATCGAGATAAGAAAGAAATCACCGTATTTCGCATAATGACACGTGGGTATGTATGCAGGTACATAGGTACACGTATGTGCATAAGTGACTGCGATCGTTGCGGCAAGGTTCTGCATTGGTGTAACTGATGGGATCCTATAAATCTCTGCAGATAAAAGTGAAGTTAAGTGTGCCACAAAGACTGGATTGCCATGGCTTGTAAAGGTAATGTGGGAAAGCAACGTCGACGCGAGGTGATTTGCTACAGAGACATAAGGCCCCATGAAACATTCCTGATTTGAACTGTTATGCAAGAGAGGAACGTATTCTGCGGGAGCTGTAAAAAGGCATTGGAATTTCTTCACGATCTTTTCGGCCATCGAACCACAGCTGGCCTAGCCATAGAATtgcaaatatatacatatttcacgAAGGCTTGCACGAAGCGACTTATTATGCATAAAGGTGTTGCGTCTTACGTTTATGGATTGTGTAATACGTGTTAAAGAAAACGGCGATAAGAAAAAactactagaaaaaaaaaacagagaaaaaagaatgaaaaaagaaaatcaaggtGGCTAACGATTTCGCATAAAGTATAATTACACTGCGAACCATAACAAGTTCGTACTTTGCATTCCGCATAAGTAGGGACGTGCGACTATTACAGTAGGTGATGATATAAAGTTTTCACTATTCCTGAGGCACGTACTTTGCACCGATCGCAACGTGCTTTTTAGTCATTCCACGCATTGCGTCTTGATTACTCGCTATTATATCTCAATTCGCATGCGTGAATGAAGGAGCATTGAAAAGCTTTGCCCAGAGTGTACCGTGTTCGTTGTGTATTAAATATCACAGCTACGACAATTAAAACGCGAATTTAGAATTTTCACCTACCATTGCAAACAAGGCGTAGAACACCGTTTTAAAAAAACCTATCTAACGGTTGTCTAATGCCATCGAACATCGATAAACGAGCGTCTAAAATCAttggaaatcattttcacaatGTTATAGAGAAAGTACCTTACACTCGGTTCAGTTTATACAGGCATAGCAGCTCAAGTTTTGAACTAGCCattacaaatattatatttttcataattcaccGTGCTCGAGGCATAGAAAACTATACGAGTGGACCGAATTGTTTGTGTAACGAAAAACACGGCACGGTGTGTGGCAATTGCTCAGTCTGTTAATTCCGAAGGCGAAGCCTCTTACCATGGTGTCAGAGTATCGACGACTTGAGAAATCACGTAATTCATTACGCATTTTGTAAAAGAGGAGGACTTTTGTATTGAAATAATACTGCGCTGATGCTTCTGTGCTCCCAGTTGCGcacaatttatttaaacagGTTTActtgaaatgagaaaatataatatatcctTCCAAAAACAACGAGTCATTTGAATACATTATATTCTCAGTTTTAACATTTTCACAAAACAGCGTCTACGTCAAAGTTGAATAACATTCACCTCaccaataaatattaatcCTTAGACGTTCGCACGTATGCATGCATTCATACATGTACCTCAGCTACACTTGTGAtcaacaaaaatataacgttGACCGTGAGTTTGGCAAATCCCTATCTTTCATTCTAGACGAATGCTGTGAATACTAACCATCACGAGGTGAATAGACGTTAGATTTCCTTCCTTTCATGGCTCTTAACGATTCGTGAGATTTAAACGACAtgcgaataattcatattctaCGTCTTATCTTCAAAAGGCCCGACCTCCTTtgttttatgtatacatgaatTCCTGAATCACAGTACACATATAATCTTGCCAATTTTATCTGTTCTTGAAAATTTCCCTTAAGCTTCTATTAAGTAAATTGTAAGAATACGTTAATGAGAACgtataattaatcattttattatttcacgaGCCGGTAAAATTGCTTATCGCCTCCAGTACTTTTACTTTCTCTCAGAAGAGTTATCGTTCTTTTCATCTGTTAAaatgaggcaaaaagttttccCCATTAATATTAAAGCTGGAAACTTGGGCGGCCatgaatacatttttcctGCAGATGCACGACAGCTCCttcatatatagatatacgcTACTAACATTCGATATTTAATATAGTATAGGTAGCATACATAATCTTATAGACTCGATTGCGAAATGAAATTCCTAAGCAAAAGGCGATCCGAAATTAATTCGAGCTTGGAGTAACTGTATTTGAATTCACACTTTCGATACTCTATATCTGCATACAAATAAATGtactttccattttttcaactGGAGCTGAACAGGATTAGATTAGCTGCCGGCTCCTTTCATGCGTAACAATCCGTATAATAGCTAATTCACAGTGTATAGAGgaagtgaaatatatatacatatatactccaAGAAATATCCGCCCCATGCATCTGCATACATTTTGACGCAATTGAGGATGTACAGCTGTTCAATCATTGTTATACACCGAACGAGATCAAGTTCGATTCGTTAACCCATGATCGATAATTTCTCGCATAGAATTCTATCCTACTGTTCGACGAATGATCTCGGCGCGTTAATTTTCTCCCTTAATATAGGTGGTGCGAAAAATTCCGAACACAATAGGAACAAAGGGACGAATTTATGCTGCTCGAACCAAAGCCGCGTCAAGCTAATGCTTTCAGAGTGACGTCACTACGTCTGCAAATTATCCTCTAGCTTCAACGGCTAAGGATGCAAGTGTCTGGGTATTGCTGAATATCGAATATGGGATGTCTTATTGAGTTACGACCGGTTATTGCGTCCGTTCAGCGAGATTGTACACGGTGATATCTGACTTATCCACGAGGTCATAGTCGCAGCTTGGATATTCAATATACCGATCCAGATATCGCGTGGTGCCGTACTCGCGACGGTTCGGGGGGTTTGCCGCATCTGCACCATTCAAGATGCTTGTTCAGTGTGAATGCCAAGCTCAAGTCTCGACGCGGAGTATCGTGTATCACTAGAAAggtgtttgttgttttttcttttcctactttacatttttttctattattgttattattattattatgttgtttttttattatcattgtgtTCACTCTGCAATCCGGGAacttgtacatacgtatacaggTACCTTAGTTTTTTACAAACCGCCAATTACGATCAGACACCATAACTACTAGACTTAGCTACATACAAGAGTTTTATGAACACCGCGCGCGCCTTTCATTCACTCTGTTCAATCCTTTCGTGAACCTATGCTGTTATATATGTTGTGTAGAAGCGATTGGCGATTTCACGGCTGTCTATCAAAGGTCTGATGAAATCGTTTTGCACAAATTATGGGCTTTATATCGCCCAACCACTTTTGTGTTTTTAATACGAAAGACTGGTACAGGGTTTAATCAAATGTATTTATgtgtgaacgaaaaaaaaagaagggaaaacAAATAAGGATATCTCACGCTCTTTGAGTAAGGTTTATAATCGTTGTTTGTACCATACCGTGCAGTACTTGAAGGCCGATTTCATCCGGTTATTGGCATAAAGCCATGCGACTTACTACGAGTATGTATAACACGACGAGTGTGCTGGGTACAATAAGAAATAAGGTGCATTAAAATTTACGGTGAGTTATGCACATGACGCATTCATTGGCGCAATTCAAATTGTAAACATATaccaatatatatgtacaatgtgAGGATGAAAAGGCTGCTGCCGCACTTGCTGcgatatttcaattaatttcaaataactaATTTACCCTGTATTAACGCGCGTCTTTAACAAAATTAGATGATGGAAAtgtgaaattcaatatcaaGAACACAGCTGCGCGATAGTTGGTCATTTGAGATAGATTTATCAAGCTGTTTAGGCCCATAATTTATTCCACGTAAATAAATTGCTACTAAAACCATACAGTCAACCTTCaactaaaaaaattgcgaatgtAGAACTTGCGAATATAAGTAATAAGAAAACAATGCTTCCTCTCAATCTGCACTGCACTCGAATTTATCCAGTTGTGAAAATGATTATAcagatgattttgaaaagtaaactTGCGGGATATTTAATCCGCGAATTGATCGAtagtgattatttttcttaaaatgcTTATCGCTGTACCTACCAGGGTGTATGTCGGATTTGTAGGTGTTGATCCAAGAACGGACGGGCGAAATGCACATGGCGGCCAAAGTGAGGGCGCAGAGTGATGCCGAGGACCTTCTTCGCAGCATCGTGGTCTCAAATCAACTGAAAGCAACGAACCTGCAACTTAACACGGAACGCTAGACTCAGCGTCTGGTGCTGGCCATTCTTCCGCCTCTCCCCACTTCATCGGTGTGATGTTAATGATCCTCATAAAATATTACTTTGCTTAATGATCATTACGGCGATGTCGAGCATGATTATGGGAGTAATATTTTGCCACGTATGACATTGCCTTCCCAAGCTTTTCTCCGCTTGTTTATCTTTCGTTAccaaaatatttgcaatataATATCActtgtttatttcaattgcAGCAATTGAAGACGGCGCGCTGCAGGGTACATACgttatactttttatttttactcgtcAACGTATGCGAACAGCTGATTACTACAGGAACGATCGCATGAGTGATGGTCGGTTTAATGCTTttatttatctctctctctattctttaacaataaatatagaTACGTGGAGGGTATCCATTTTGTTTTACACGATTgcaaataaaaagagaattttttttaccgttcaGTAACAGTAATACACGCATCATGAAACTGAAACAATCTAAAGATTTATGATAATTTACCGAGGTTCTTGAATGCTTCGTAAATTGTGCCATTTCGTTCTGATGGCTATGTCCCATTTCGATCGAGTTTCTAACTATATTTACTCCGTAATTCGAGCGATAAtcgttgaaaatcaaattaaagtAGGTACGAGGTAAATGTGGCACATTTATAGAAtaattttcctgaaatttttcacactttcatCGAAGAATCGTATCATATTTCGTGCACGCTTCGAAGTGCAATTAATAAAGTTATACAATTATCGCGGATAATCGACCTTGTAAAGGTGTTTGGAATCAGTGCGTCGgaattataattaatctaTAAAACATATGGAATGGCAAATAGAAGTCATAGGAAATGAATAGCAAAGTGTTCTACCGCAACAATTGAACATTTCCGCAAGTTTTTGCTTTTCGATACGGTCGTTGTTGACCGACTGGACGGTTTTATGGGCTTTCAGATCGCCTCGAGTCAattcaaaatggaaaaacacCAGACACAGAAACCAGCTTACGGAGATTCCCGCTTCGCCTTGGGCACTTatgcatgtattatatac
The genomic region above belongs to Diprion similis isolate iyDipSimi1 chromosome 8, iyDipSimi1.1, whole genome shotgun sequence and contains:
- the LOC124409888 gene encoding uncharacterized protein LOC124409888 — translated: MLRRRSSASLCALTLAAMCISPVRSWINTYKSDIHPEYPGSCYDADSGAVLTPGVTMTLAGGAGRTPGEHCVSKTCIRAPGHSTGNDARSELFVKVERCTPLKEIDGCEIIPGHEDLVYPSCCPRLRCIQTAPELQLKPAKLPPIVVVQETI